In the Colletotrichum lupini chromosome 1, complete sequence genome, one interval contains:
- a CDS encoding DENN domain-containing protein gives MDSSSTPLADYFWIAGVESVSYQDSTPQPPSNNVESTIAEDSEYEESDNEFNATPSKRVARHSSVGRHSRQNSGGGGGRAPSRFSIQTVEEVDGNTRSNRSSATIRPSQASQINGSGNGAGLNVFNGLPPGLNGEGQFIEGFDFDKALLKFASERENFLEDLSFSAGAKTQARPPMVNPRAERIKADEGDASGRRSPLRSIERSIKGSIRRKMSFRDMNSMRKQPTTPRASTPGAASIRTAKRLSNYNSVIPPPEPLNTDPDMHPLKRRFEPVLLDRYPAKDATDEIARRGRFPDYVPMFAFPNDIQIVSSDDRPRSTWHGFTMTSDDNSKIYGITIIIWTALTSEVADEVEKRCEQWRQSHMSNEERELAASLGVRLAAERAHLSQLLAKLPTIPSGSSARDTLDDQISAVEEKISLMTEMLRPLRHGAASKIDGLTAGESGLWAPRAYGILGRDATRMSFWKEWLRAIVVPMTDSAVLRVPPSSPKVGRWQPLERYVVNLCTEAFSPLASKTQVELGVRELRLYCRKEAINEIPGARTIDIYALFRCLSMENIVALFEYAMSESRIIFLSSHTGMLHLACHALVNLLYPLKWASIFIPVLPARLISALEAPCPYIVGIERRYEKIELPEDDYVLVDLDLDTIDATNQPVRLPRQHRRKLISLLHVAAPHHIRYGVTTGPPPYAMESYPYDAFSVENDTLYNASVASSSLGKWVTQNSSSFGEPAPPNSVRPPIFNAFLHSKAGDHSKDRPTTSKSGKTSPQSSISPVSMNFPPMPTTPVSRSDSGFAQTLREKKSGHFDEKSRRSSSFGMDKHPPLHRPSLPFLNGHNPSMSVSAISVDSQSSYNGYTPGYAPSTYAQSTLAASTIMPNMLIQPVRNTDTMVWVEGHCFNWMAHDLSSTCSVCDDKSEGDGIYECSHCNARSHNRCLGQVSVVCSEAFHPDRVRAAFVRCLASLLYTYRKHLGRPTREQKNNGQLYNFDMNSFIKSLPYDQQEYATMLRETQAFNEFIHERETHSATHASIRLFDEIIMAKKARGRPGLSTGFSRLSTIRMSHGASSNASGFAAPSKLKIPTYLGDTSDHMWRTASVPAPSAKFPGEYRTVVTRIPTKLDPSLMREPRAIQGVPRAEQRAHGFIRKQVPSMVGSPPN, from the exons ATGGACAGCTCCTCGACGCCGCTCGCCGACTACTTTTGGATCGCCGGCGTAGAGTCCGTCTCTTATCAGGACTCTACCCCGCAGCCCCCCTCCAACAACGTCGAATCCACCATCGCCGAGGACAGCGAGTATGAGGAAAGCGATAACGAGTTCAACGCCACCCCGAGCAAGCGCGTTGCTCGCCATTCCAGCGTCGGTCGCCATTCCAGGCAGAACtcgggtggtggtggtggccgcGCCCCCAGTCGCTTTTCCATCCAGACTGTCGAAGAAGTAGACGGGAACACGCGAAGCAACCGGAGCAGCGCTACCATTCGACCCTCCCAGGCGAGCCAGATCAATGGCTCCGGCAACGGTGCCGGCCTCAATGTCTTCAATGGCCTCCCCCCGGGCCTCAATGGCGAAGGACAATTCATCGAAGGCTTCGACTTTGACAAGGCCTTGCTCAAGTTCGCTTCCGAACGAGAGAACTTCTTGGAAGACTTGTCCTTCAGTGCCGGTGCCAAAACACAAGCCCGCCCTCCCATGGTCAACCCCAGAGCTGAGCGCATCAAGGCTGACGAGGGCGACGCGAGCGGCCGGAGAAGTCCTCTACGCAGCATCGAGCGGAGCATCAAGGGCAGCATCCGCCGCAAAATGAGTTTCAGGGACATGAACAGCATGCGCAAGCAACCCACCACTCCTCGGGCGAGCACGCCAGGAGCCG CTTCAATTAGGACTGCCAAGCGACTCAGCAACTACAACTCAGTGATTCCTCCTCCGGAGCCCCTGAACACGGATCCAGACATGCATCCCCTCAAGAGACGATTCGAGCCTGTCTTGTTGGACAGGTACCCAGCCAAAGACGCGACAGACGAGATCGCCCGTCGTGGCAGATTCCCAGACTACGTTCCCATGTTTGCCTTCCCGAACGATATCCAGATCGTGTCTTCCGATGACAGGCCACGTTCCACCTGGCATGGTTTCACAATGACTTCGGACGATAACTCCAAGATATATGGTATTACCATCATTATCTGGACCGCCCTGACATCCGAGGTTGCAGACGAGGTCGAGAAAAGATGTGAGCAGTGGCGGCAGAGCCACATGTCCAACGAGGAGCGGGAATTGGCGGCCAGTCTGGGAGTGCGACTTGCGGCTGAGCGTGCGCACCTCTCACAGTTGCTTGCGAAGCTCCCTACGATTCCCTCGGGGTCTTCAGCTCGTGACACTCTGGATGACCAGATTAGCGCTGTTGAGGAGAAGATTAGTCTCATGACAGAAATGCTGAGACCACTTCGGCACGGTGCCGCGTCCAAGATCGACGGCTTGACGGCTGGCGAGAGTGGACTGTGGGCCCCCAGAGCTTACGGCATCTTGGGAAGAGACGCCACGAGAATGTCATTCTGGAAGGAATGGCTGCGAGCCATCGTTGTGCCTATGACTGACAGTGCAGTTCTCCGAGTGCCACCCAGCTCCCCCAAGGTTGGTCGTTGGCAGCCTCTTGAGCGTTACGTCGTCAATCTGTGCACCGAGGCATTTAGTCCGCTGGCTTCCAAGACCCAGGTCGAGCTAGGCGTGCGAGAGTTGCGGTTATATTGTCGAAAGGAAGCCATCAACGAGATTCCAGGGGCCCGGACCATTGACATCTACGCCCTATTCAGATGTTTGTCCATGGAGAACATTGTTGCTCTGTTCGAGTACGCAATGTCGGAGTCTCGCATTATCTTCCTCTCCTCACACACTGGTATGCTTCACCTGGCATGCCACGCACTGGTCAATTTGTTGTATCCCCTTAAGTGGGCGAGCATCTTTATTCCTGTGCTCCCTGCGCGTCTGATTTCGGCACTCGAGGCACCTTGCCCTTACATCGTCGGCATCGAGCGGCGATATGAGAAGATTGAGCTTCCGGAGGACGACTACGTGCTGGTTGATTTGGACCTTGATACGATCGACGCCACCAACCAGCCCGTTCGACTTCCGCGACAGCATCGTCGCAAGCTCATTTCTTTACTCCATGTGGCCGCGCCGCATCACATTCGGTATGGAGTGACTACTGGACCCCCGCCATATGCAATGGAGTCCTACCCGTATGACGCCTTTTCAGTTGAGAACGATACTCTGTACAACGCCAGTGTCGCCTCGAGCTCCTTGGGCAAGTGGGTTACACAGAACTCTTCATCTTTCGGAGAGCCGGCCCCTCCGAACTCGGTGCGACCACCAATCTTCAATGCTTTCTTGCATTCGAAGGCTGGCGATCACAGCAAGGACCGGCCTACTACCAGCAAGTCCGGTAAAACCAGCCCACAATCTTCCATCTCACCAGTCTCGATGAACTTCCCCCCGATGCCGACCACACCTGTGTCACGCAGCGATTCCGGCTTTGCACAGACTTTGAGAGAAAAGAAGTCGGGCCACTTTGATGAGAAGTCTCGCCGCAGCTCGTCCTTTGGCATGGACAAGCACCCTCCTCTCCACCGACCAAGCTTGCCCTTCCTTAACGGACACAATCCAAGCATGTCGGTATCCGCAATCTCGGTCGATTCGCAGTCTTCGTACAATGGGTATACGCCCGGATATGCACCTTCCACGTATGCCCAGTCTACCCTGGCGGCATCGACCATCATGCCCAACATGCTGATTCAGCCCGTACGGAACACCGACACAATGGTGTGGGTCGAAGGCCATTGCTTCAACTGGATGGCCCATGACTTGTCCTCGACATGTTCCGTCTGCGACGACAAGTCAGAAGGAGACGGCATCTACGAGTGCTCTCACTGCAATGCCCGTTCTCACAACCGCTGCCTGGGACAGGTCTCCGTGGTGTGCAGCGAAGCATTTCACCCTGACCGAGTTCGAGCTGCTTTCGTTCGATGCCTCGCTAGTCTCTTGTACACGTACAGAAAGCATCTAGGCCGTCCTACTCGTGAGCAAAAGAACAATGGCCAACTCTACAATTTCGACATGAACAGCTTCATTAAGAGTCTTCCGTACGATCAACAAGAGTACGCCACAATGTTGAGAGAAACTCAAG CTTTCAACGAGTTTATTCACGAGCGGGAGACACACTCGGCTACGCACGCGTCGATCCGTCTCTTTGACGAGATCATCATGGCCAAGAAGGCTCGTGGACGGCCGGGACTCTCCACGGGATTCTCTCGCCTTTCGACCATCCGTATGTCGCACGGCGCGTCAAGCAACGCTTCAGGGTTCGCTGCGCCCTCAAAGCTCAAGATTCCGACGTATCTGGGCGATACTTCGGACCACATGTGGCGGACGGCTTCGGTGCCTGCTCCCAGCGCCAAGTTCCCGGGCGAGTACCGAACCGTCGTCACCCGGATTCCTACCAAGTTGGACCCCAGTCTGATGAGAGAGCCTCGAGCGATCCAGGGTGTCCCTCGGGCCGAGCAACGGGCACACGGGTTCATCAGGAAGCAAGTACCCAGCATGGTTGGTAGTCCACCAAACTGA
- a CDS encoding alpha-soluble NSF attachment protein — translation MAQDPRALLQKADKTLSSAGGGFSFFGGREEKYQNAADLYMQAANAFKMQKLNREAGQAFEKAAQVQTTNLKEPDDAANTLVDAFKAYRKDDPEAAVRCLEVAVTQYCSKGNFRRAAGHKEALGELFETELGDSKRALESYEAAAGWYEGDNAAALANKLWLKVADVASLEGDYYKAIENYEKVAAVSINNNLMKYSVKDYFLRAGICHLATGDMVAARRAVEKYADMDPGFANQRESMLLNDLLAAVEGGNQEEFTDKLFQYDQVSKLDKWKTTMLVRVKNAIEEPEDEFA, via the exons ATGGCTCAGGACCCTCGCGCTCTGCTGCAAAAG GCAGACAAGACGCTCTCGAGCGCCGGCGGCGGCTTCAGCTTCTTCGGCGGCCGGGAGGAAAAGTACCAGAATGCCGCGGACCTGTACATGCAGGCAGCCAACGCCTTTAAGATGCAGAAGCTCA ACCGTGAAGCAGGCCAGGCCTTTGAAAAAGCGGCCCAAGTACAGACCACCAACCTCAAGGAGCCCGACGATGCCGCAAACACCCTCGTCGACGCCTTCAAGGCCTACCGCAAGGACGATCCCGAGGCCGCCGTCCGCTGCCTCGAGGTCGCCGTCACGCAGTACTGCTCCAAGGGCAACTTCCGCCGCGCGGCGGGCCACAAGGAGGCGCTCGGCGAGCTATTCGAGACGGAGCTCGGCGACTCGAAGCGCGCTCTCGAGAGCTACGAGGCTGCGGCGGGGTGGTACGAGGGCGACAACGCTGCTGC TCTCGCCAACAAGCTCTGGCTCAAGGTAGCAGACGTGGCCTCCCTCGAGGGCGACTACTACAAGGCCATTGAAAACTACGAAAAGGTGGCCGCCGTCTCCATCAACAACAACCTGATGAAGTACAGCGTAAAGGACTACTTCCTCCGCGCCGGCATCTGCCACCTCGCGACGGGCGACATGGTGGCCGCCCGCCGCGCCGTCGAAAAGTACGCCGACATGGACCCCGGGTTCGCCAACCAGCGCGAGTCCATGCTGCTCAACGACCTGCTCGCCGCCGTCGAGGGCGGCAACCAGGAGGAGTTTACGGATAAGCTGTTCCAGTACGATCAGGTTAGCAAGCTCGACAAGTGGAAGACGACGATGCTCGTGCGGGTGAAGAATGCGATTGAGGAGCCCGAAGATGAGTTTGCCTAA